A region from the Panicum hallii strain FIL2 chromosome 1, PHallii_v3.1, whole genome shotgun sequence genome encodes:
- the LOC112896776 gene encoding protein FAR1-RELATED SEQUENCE 5-like, with amino-acid sequence MDDASHMPVAAIDDASDVPVAAMDGTSDRLTVTNGLSYVRDVDSSSKPVIGMTFDSIEDVQNFYKDYAHDAGFSIRIGQQRKENEEIIAKYFYCSREGYRKERKTKIVDQAGKKRKPPSVLETRCGCQAHIYVKLGTDKKYRITSMVEHHNHGLVSPNKRHLLRSNRHVNERVKSTLFSCHKASIGTSQAYRLLHVSEGGFQNVGCTLRDLKNYYRDLRSRIKDADAQMFVAQLERKKEVNSAFFYEFEVDAQGRLMRVFWVDPTSRKNYKHFGDVVSLDSTYTTNQYNMIFVPITGVNHHLQSIFVGAAFLSNEKIESYVWLFETFLKAMGGVPPHLIITDEDASMKAAISKILPDTTHRLCMWHIMDKVPEKVSPSLTEDREFWDRLNSCVWGSETPEEFESSWPSFINDFQFTGNEWFSTSIADLDFRVALCVLADIKLA; translated from the exons ATGGACGATGCCTCCCATATGCCTGTGGCAGCCATAGACGACGCCTCCGATGTGCCTGTGGCAGCCATGGACGGCACCTCCGATAGGCTAACAGTAACAAAT GGTTTGTCATATGTTCGTGATGTTGATTCAAGTTCAAAGCCTGTGATTGGGATGACATTTGATAGCATTGAGGATGTGCAAAATTTTTACAAAGACTATGCGCATGATGCTGGCTTTTCGATTCGTATTGGTCAGCAAAGAAAAGAGAATGAGGAAATAATAGCGAAGTATTTTTATTGCTCAAGGGAAGGCTATAGGAAGGAGAGGAAAACAAAAATTGTTGATCAAGCTGGAAAAAAGAGGAAGCCACCTAGTGTGCTGGAAACAAGGTGTGGGTGTCAGGCACATATTTATGTCAAGCTTGGTACTGACAAGAAGTACCGGATAACTTCCATGGTTGAGCATCATAATCATGGTCTTGTTTCCCCAAATAAGAGGCATTTGCTTAGATCGAACCGCCATGTTAATGAGAGGGTCAAGAGTACATTGTTCAGCTGTCATAAAGCTAGCATTGGAACCTCACAGGCATATCGACTTCTCCATGTGAGTGAGGGTGGATTTCAGAATGTTGGGTGCACATTGAGGGATTTGAAGAACTATTACCGTGACCTTAGGTCACGAATCAAGGATGCGGATGCGCAGATGTTTGTGGCTCAACTTGAAAGAAAAAAGGAAGTGAATTCTGCTTTTTTTTATGAGTTTGAGGTGGATGCGCAAGGAAGGCTGATGCGTGTGTTTTGGGTGGATCCAACGAGTAGAAAAAATTATAAGCATTTTGGTGATGTGGTATCTCTGGATTCGACATATACCACCAACCAATACAACATGATTTTTGTACCGATCACTGGAGTCAATCATCACTTGCAAAGTATTTTTGTAGGAGCAGCTTTCTTGTCGAATGAAAAGATCGAGTCATATGTGTGGTTGTTTGAGACTTTCCTCAAAGCCATGGGTGGAGTGCCACCTCATCTAATCATAACAGATGAAGATGCGAGCATGAAGGCCGCTATTAGTAAGATTCTACCAGATACAACCCACAGACTTTGCATGTGGCATATCATGGACAAAGTACCTGAGAAGGTCAGCCCATCTTTGACAGAGGACCGCGAATTCTGGGATAGATTGAACTCGTGTGTTTGGGGATCTGAAACTCCGGAGGAGTTTGAGAGTAGTTGGCCTTCTTTTATCAATGATTTTCAATTCACTGGAAATGAGTGGTTCTCCACAAG TATTGCTGATCTCGATTTCAG AGTGGCGCTCTGCGTGCTTGCTGATATCAAGTTGGCGTAG